One region of Oxalobacteraceae bacterium OTU3CAMAD1 genomic DNA includes:
- a CDS encoding replication-associated recombination protein A yields MADLFATEPRQPLAEALRPKTLDDVIGQHHLLGPGKPLRLAFESGQPHSMILWGPPGVGKTTLARLTANAFECEFIALSAVFSGVKDIRAAMEQAQQNLTMGKHTILFVDEIHRFNKSQQDALLPYAESGLVTLIGATTENPSFEVNSALLSRAQVYVLQSFNEDELKQLVAKARAKVLAHLEFDDAAIDTLIGYADGDGRRLLNLLEQTSTAANAAKTNKVTSEFIQNALTLNARRFDKGGDNFYDQISALHKSVRGSNPDAALYWLCRMLDGGADAKYLSRRIVRMAWEDIGLADPRAMQLANDAAATFERLGSPEGELALGQAVIYLAIAAKSNAGYNAFNQAMAFVKKDKSREVPVHLRNAPTKLMKELGYGHEYRYAHDEPHAYAAGETYFPDDMREPGWYQPVPRGMESKIADKMAFLRKLDEDAGKH; encoded by the coding sequence ATGGCTGACCTATTTGCAACAGAACCGCGCCAGCCGCTCGCCGAAGCACTGCGGCCCAAGACGCTCGATGACGTGATCGGCCAGCACCACCTGCTGGGGCCGGGCAAGCCGCTGCGCCTGGCGTTCGAGTCGGGCCAGCCGCATTCGATGATTTTGTGGGGGCCGCCGGGTGTCGGCAAGACCACCCTGGCGCGGCTGACGGCCAACGCCTTCGAATGCGAGTTCATCGCCTTGTCGGCCGTATTCTCGGGCGTGAAGGATATCCGCGCCGCGATGGAGCAGGCGCAGCAGAATCTGACGATGGGCAAGCACACCATCCTGTTCGTCGACGAGATCCACCGTTTCAACAAGTCGCAGCAGGACGCGCTGCTGCCGTACGCCGAGTCCGGCCTGGTCACCTTGATCGGCGCGACGACGGAAAATCCCTCGTTCGAGGTCAACTCGGCGCTGCTGTCGCGGGCGCAAGTTTACGTGCTGCAATCGTTCAACGAGGACGAACTGAAGCAACTGGTCGCCAAGGCGCGCGCCAAGGTGCTGGCGCATCTGGAGTTCGACGACGCCGCCATCGACACCTTGATCGGCTATGCCGACGGCGACGGCCGCCGCCTGCTCAACCTGCTGGAGCAAACCAGCACGGCGGCCAACGCCGCCAAGACCAACAAGGTCACCAGCGAGTTCATCCAGAACGCGCTGACCCTGAACGCGCGCCGCTTCGACAAGGGCGGCGACAATTTCTACGACCAGATCTCGGCACTGCACAAGTCGGTGCGCGGCTCGAACCCGGACGCCGCGCTGTACTGGCTGTGCCGCATGCTAGACGGCGGCGCCGACGCCAAATACCTGTCGCGCCGCATCGTGCGCATGGCTTGGGAAGACATCGGCCTGGCCGATCCGCGCGCCATGCAGCTGGCCAACGACGCCGCCGCCACCTTTGAGCGGCTCGGCTCGCCGGAAGGGGAGCTGGCGCTGGGGCAGGCGGTGATCTACCTGGCCATCGCCGCCAAGAGCAACGCCGGCTACAACGCCTTCAACCAGGCCATGGCGTTTGTGAAGAAGGACAAGTCGCGCGAAGTGCCGGTCCACCTGCGCAACGCGCCGACCAAGCTGATGAAGGAACTGGGCTACGGTCACGAGTACCGCTACGCGCACGACGAACCGCATGCCTACGCGGCTGGCGAAACCTACTTCCCGGACGATATGCGCGAGCCGGGCTGGTATCAGCCGGTGCCGCGCGGCATGGAGAGCAAGATCGCCGACAAGATGGCCTTCCTGCGCAAGCTCGATGAAGACGCCGGTAAACACTGA
- a CDS encoding DNA translocase FtsK 4TM domain-containing protein, which yields MSSKKVQERVPKTGTSSSPGYTRTPTERQPLPNRLVRLLSEARWLALAVLGLYFVLILASYNKMDPGWSHETLVPKVTNLGGRAGAWLSDLLLYIFGISAWWWAFCLLRLVWNGYRQLTQKYVMSKEADPEHAQEGLIRAIGFLLLFAGSVGLEYLRMYSLHAELPRAPGGVLGELIGHSAHVAFGFTGATLLLLLLFGLGFSLFFHVSWLAVAERIGYAIETGIEWFIQRYQYREDRRQGEVAAVKREEVVVIERAKHVEKHVVSAPVKIEPQVVAVVKSERVEKERQAVLFQDLSGDGQLPPLSLLDEAAEVQETVSVETLEFTSRLIEKKLSDFGVEAKVVAAYPGPVVTRYEIEPATGVKGSQIVGLARDLARSLSLTSIRVVETIPGKNYMALELPNAKRQIVRLSEIVGSKVYNDNPSPLTVALGKDIAGKAVVADLAKMPHLLVAGTTGSGKSVGINATILSLLYKSDPADVRMILIDPKMLEMSVYEGIPHLLAPVVTDMRQAGHALNWAVNEMERRYKLMSKLGVRNLAGYNAKIAEAKKREELIPNPFSITPDSPEPLEKLPTIVIIIDELADLMMVVGKKVEELIARIAQKARAAGLHLILATQRPSVDVITGLIKANIPTRIAFQVSSKIDSRTILDQMGAEALLGMGDMLYMPPGTGLPVRVHGAFVSDDEVHRVVKHLKTTGEPNYIDGILEGGTLEGEGGADGAAAGEGGGEADPMYDQAVQVVLKNRRASISLVQRHLRIGYNRAARLLEQMENSGVVSPMQSNGNREILAPAASAE from the coding sequence ATGAGCAGTAAAAAAGTTCAGGAGCGAGTGCCAAAAACTGGAACTTCCTCCTCGCCGGGCTATACCCGCACCCCGACCGAGCGCCAACCACTGCCAAACCGGCTGGTGCGGCTGCTGTCGGAGGCGCGCTGGCTCGCGCTGGCCGTGCTGGGCCTGTATTTCGTTCTGATCCTGGCCAGCTACAACAAAATGGACCCGGGCTGGTCGCACGAGACCCTGGTTCCCAAAGTTACCAACCTGGGCGGGCGCGCCGGCGCCTGGCTGTCGGACCTGTTGCTGTATATCTTCGGTATCTCCGCTTGGTGGTGGGCGTTTTGCCTGCTGCGCCTGGTCTGGAACGGCTACCGCCAGCTGACCCAAAAATACGTGATGTCGAAGGAAGCGGACCCCGAGCACGCGCAGGAGGGGCTGATACGCGCGATCGGCTTCCTGCTGCTGTTCGCCGGCAGCGTCGGGCTCGAATACCTGCGCATGTACTCGCTGCACGCGGAACTGCCGCGCGCGCCGGGCGGCGTGCTGGGCGAGCTGATCGGTCATTCCGCTCACGTGGCGTTCGGTTTCACCGGCGCGACCTTGCTGTTGCTGCTGCTGTTCGGCCTGGGTTTCAGCCTGTTCTTCCACGTGTCGTGGCTGGCCGTGGCCGAGCGCATCGGCTACGCCATCGAGACCGGCATCGAATGGTTCATCCAGCGCTACCAGTACCGCGAAGACCGCCGCCAGGGCGAAGTGGCCGCCGTCAAGCGCGAGGAAGTGGTTGTCATCGAGCGCGCCAAGCATGTGGAAAAACACGTGGTGTCTGCGCCGGTCAAGATCGAGCCGCAGGTGGTGGCGGTGGTCAAGTCCGAGCGCGTCGAGAAGGAACGCCAGGCAGTGCTGTTCCAGGACCTGAGCGGGGACGGCCAGTTGCCCCCATTGTCGCTGCTGGACGAGGCCGCCGAGGTGCAGGAAACCGTGTCCGTCGAGACCTTGGAATTCACCAGCCGCCTGATCGAGAAAAAGCTGTCGGACTTCGGCGTCGAAGCCAAGGTCGTGGCGGCGTATCCGGGTCCGGTGGTCACCCGTTACGAGATCGAACCGGCCACCGGCGTCAAGGGCAGCCAGATCGTCGGCCTGGCGCGCGATTTGGCGCGCTCGCTGTCGCTGACGTCGATCCGCGTGGTAGAAACCATCCCCGGCAAAAATTACATGGCGCTGGAGCTGCCGAACGCCAAGCGCCAGATCGTGCGCCTGAGCGAGATCGTCGGTTCCAAGGTCTACAACGACAATCCGTCGCCGCTGACCGTGGCGCTGGGCAAGGACATCGCCGGCAAGGCCGTGGTGGCCGACCTGGCGAAGATGCCGCACTTGCTGGTGGCCGGTACCACAGGCTCGGGTAAATCGGTGGGTATCAACGCCACCATCCTGTCGCTGCTGTACAAGTCCGATCCGGCCGACGTGCGCATGATCCTGATCGATCCGAAGATGCTGGAGATGTCGGTGTACGAAGGCATTCCGCACCTGCTGGCGCCGGTCGTGACCGACATGCGCCAGGCCGGCCACGCGCTGAATTGGGCCGTGAACGAGATGGAGCGCCGCTACAAGCTGATGTCCAAGCTGGGCGTGCGTAACCTGGCCGGCTACAACGCCAAGATCGCCGAGGCCAAGAAGCGCGAGGAACTGATCCCGAATCCGTTCAGCATCACGCCCGATTCGCCGGAGCCGCTGGAAAAACTGCCGACCATCGTCATCATCATCGACGAGCTGGCCGACCTGATGATGGTCGTCGGCAAAAAGGTCGAGGAATTGATCGCCCGTATCGCGCAAAAGGCTCGTGCGGCCGGTTTGCACTTGATTCTGGCGACGCAGCGTCCATCTGTGGATGTGATTACCGGCCTGATCAAGGCGAACATCCCGACCCGTATCGCGTTCCAGGTGTCGTCGAAGATCGACTCGCGCACCATTCTCGACCAGATGGGCGCGGAGGCGCTGCTGGGCATGGGCGACATGCTGTACATGCCGCCGGGGACGGGCTTGCCGGTGCGTGTCCACGGCGCGTTCGTCTCCGATGACGAGGTGCACCGCGTCGTCAAGCACCTCAAGACCACGGGCGAGCCGAACTATATCGACGGCATCCTCGAAGGCGGCACCCTGGAAGGCGAGGGCGGCGCCGATGGCGCGGCAGCCGGCGAGGGCGGCGGCGAAGCCGATCCGATGTACGACCAGGCGGTGCAGGTGGTGTTGAAGAACCGTCGCGCCTCGATTTCGCTGGTGCAGCGCCATTTGCGCATCGGCTATAACCGCGCGGCGCGTTTGCTGGAACAGATGGAAAATAGCGGTGTCGTGTCGCCGATGCAATCGAACGGCAACCGCGAGATCCTGGCGCCCGCCGCCAGTGCTGAATAA
- a CDS encoding PLP-dependent aminotransferase family protein, translating into MHINLYEQLANELGGLIAGRVFAPGDRLPSIRHLAQQKRLSVSTVMQALRLMEDRGLIEARPQAGYYVRHRSRTMAVMTDAVHLQEPAYVGINNLLMRVLKANEEPDVVQLGSAWPLDELLPMKRMQKIVAAVARRDSALLSSVSCYETNHPEFTRQILRRALDWGRLDPAEIVVTTSCTEAISLCLRAVAKPGDTVAIESASYFVLLQLIESLGMKALEIPTHPKTGPSIDALELAMNAGLVQAVLFVPNANNPLGCIMPEANKKRLAGLLSRHNVPLIEDDVYGELCFTPERPWPVKAYDTSGHVMLCSSFSKAVSPGARVGYVLAGRYAQDVAVLKMVSSGATSHFFQAVLAEFLTGSAYENQLRKMRRALSQRIARMSDAVCAAFPQQCTVSEPQGGFVVWVSMPEQVDALVLHQRAHEAGVACMPGQLFSASGKYSNFIRLNCGNAWSPQVEAAVAKLGALVHRLADDAPALRTAA; encoded by the coding sequence ATGCACATCAATTTGTACGAGCAGCTAGCCAACGAACTGGGCGGATTGATCGCCGGCCGCGTCTTCGCGCCCGGCGACCGCTTGCCGTCGATCCGTCATCTGGCGCAGCAGAAGCGTCTGTCGGTCAGCACCGTCATGCAGGCGCTGCGGCTGATGGAGGATCGCGGCCTGATCGAGGCCCGGCCGCAGGCGGGCTACTACGTGCGTCACCGTTCCCGCACGATGGCGGTGATGACCGACGCCGTGCACCTGCAGGAGCCGGCCTATGTCGGCATCAATAATCTGTTGATGCGGGTGCTGAAGGCCAACGAGGAGCCCGACGTCGTGCAGCTCGGCTCGGCGTGGCCGCTCGACGAGCTGCTGCCCATGAAGCGCATGCAAAAGATCGTGGCGGCGGTGGCGCGGCGCGATTCGGCGCTGCTGAGCTCTGTAAGCTGCTACGAGACCAACCATCCCGAATTCACGCGCCAGATCCTGAGAAGGGCGCTGGACTGGGGGCGCCTTGACCCGGCCGAGATCGTCGTCACGACCTCCTGCACGGAGGCGATCAGCCTGTGCCTGCGCGCCGTCGCCAAGCCCGGCGACACCGTCGCGATCGAATCGGCCAGCTATTTCGTGCTGCTGCAGCTGATCGAATCGCTGGGAATGAAGGCGCTGGAAATCCCCACCCATCCGAAGACCGGGCCGTCGATCGACGCGCTCGAGCTGGCGATGAACGCCGGCCTGGTGCAGGCCGTGCTCTTCGTACCGAACGCCAACAATCCGCTCGGCTGCATCATGCCGGAGGCGAACAAGAAGCGGCTGGCGGGTTTGCTGTCGCGGCACAACGTACCGTTGATCGAGGACGACGTGTACGGCGAGCTGTGCTTCACGCCGGAGCGGCCGTGGCCGGTCAAGGCGTACGACACCAGCGGCCACGTCATGCTGTGCTCGTCCTTTTCGAAGGCGGTCAGTCCCGGGGCGCGCGTCGGCTACGTGCTGGCGGGGCGCTACGCGCAGGATGTGGCGGTGCTCAAGATGGTGTCGAGCGGCGCCACCAGCCACTTCTTCCAGGCGGTGCTGGCCGAGTTCCTGACCGGCAGCGCCTATGAGAACCAGTTGCGCAAGATGCGCAGGGCGCTGTCGCAGCGCATCGCCCGCATGTCGGACGCGGTCTGCGCCGCGTTCCCGCAGCAGTGCACGGTGTCGGAGCCGCAGGGCGGCTTCGTGGTGTGGGTCAGCATGCCGGAGCAGGTCGACGCGCTGGTGCTGCACCAGCGCGCGCACGAGGCCGGGGTGGCTTGCATGCCGGGGCAGTTGTTCTCGGCGTCTGGCAAATACAGCAACTTTATCCGGCTCAATTGCGGCAACGCGTGGAGTCCGCAGGTGGAGGCTGCAGTTGCCAAGCTAGGCGCGCTGGTCCATAGGCTCGCCGACGACGCGCCAGCGCTGCGCACCGCCGCTTGA
- a CDS encoding M20/M25/M40 family metallo-hydrolase: protein MMALAFRRLHFGAWLALCFAVLATQPQTARAEDSIEATAVALRERALGDDTAFNIVASLTTEVGARPAGSPADARAVAWAVAKFKTLGYDKVYKEAVTFPVWRRVSESASVTSPAPHRLAITALGGSVGSNGTIQAHVVQLRNTDELQRATAASIKGKIVLLTQRMERRTDGSGYLDVLSMRTNAASIAARKGAVAVLIRSLGTDNNRLPHTGSVVYDDGAAIPAAALSGPDTDLLERLLASRRAVEIKLDIAVDTSATYTSHNVIGEITGRGEHPGIVMLGAHLDSWDLGTGAVDDGFGVAVTMAAGALMKALHAEPSHTVRVVLFANEENGFHGAKHYAGRNITDLRNHRIAVESDWGAGRIYALRHFSPTPALAEAMRRVLGPLGVALDGQAGNPGPDVGFVAKQNVPWSQLAQDASSLFDHHHSDNDTLDKIDPAALQQNVAAYAAFAWLMAN, encoded by the coding sequence ATGATGGCCTTGGCTTTTCGACGATTGCACTTCGGTGCATGGCTTGCGCTGTGTTTTGCCGTACTCGCAACCCAACCACAGACCGCCAGGGCCGAGGATAGTATCGAGGCGACGGCAGTGGCGCTGCGCGAGCGTGCACTTGGCGACGACACCGCCTTCAACATCGTCGCATCTCTGACTACGGAAGTTGGCGCCCGTCCGGCGGGCTCGCCCGCCGATGCACGCGCCGTGGCGTGGGCGGTCGCCAAGTTCAAAACGCTCGGCTATGACAAGGTGTATAAGGAAGCGGTCACTTTTCCCGTGTGGCGGCGCGTTTCCGAATCCGCCTCCGTGACGTCCCCCGCCCCACATCGCCTGGCCATCACCGCCCTTGGTGGGAGCGTGGGGTCGAACGGAACCATTCAAGCCCACGTGGTGCAGCTACGCAATACCGATGAACTGCAGCGGGCGACTGCCGCATCAATCAAGGGAAAGATCGTGCTCCTGACGCAGCGCATGGAGCGCCGCACGGACGGATCGGGCTACCTCGACGTGTTAAGCATGCGCACGAATGCCGCGTCGATCGCGGCCCGCAAGGGTGCGGTTGCCGTGCTCATCCGCTCTCTGGGGACGGACAACAACCGCCTGCCGCATACGGGCAGCGTTGTCTACGACGACGGTGCGGCAATCCCGGCCGCCGCGCTTTCCGGTCCGGATACCGATTTGCTGGAGCGCCTGCTCGCCTCCCGCCGTGCGGTGGAAATAAAGCTCGATATTGCTGTCGATACTAGCGCGACTTACACCTCGCATAACGTGATTGGCGAGATCACCGGTCGCGGCGAGCATCCGGGCATTGTGATGCTTGGCGCCCATCTCGATTCCTGGGACCTTGGAACGGGCGCGGTAGATGACGGCTTTGGCGTGGCCGTCACCATGGCTGCCGGCGCATTGATGAAAGCGCTGCATGCCGAGCCGTCGCATACGGTCAGGGTTGTGCTGTTCGCCAACGAAGAGAACGGTTTCCATGGCGCGAAACATTACGCGGGGAGGAACATCACCGATCTTCGCAATCACCGTATCGCCGTCGAAAGCGATTGGGGTGCGGGTCGGATCTATGCTTTGCGCCACTTTTCGCCAACGCCTGCCCTCGCCGAGGCGATGCGGCGCGTCCTCGGTCCGCTGGGCGTAGCGCTGGACGGCCAAGCGGGCAACCCTGGGCCCGATGTTGGATTCGTTGCAAAGCAAAACGTACCTTGGTCCCAGTTGGCGCAAGATGCAAGCAGTCTGTTCGACCACCACCATAGTGACAACGACACCTTGGACAAGATTGATCCTGCGGCCCTCCAACAAAACGTTGCCGCATATGCCGCATTCGCGTGGCTCATGGCAAACTGA
- the lolA gene encoding outer membrane lipoprotein chaperone LolA, producing MKYLKNVAALAAGLLLAGAAGATALDQFKTFVASTKAAKGEFTQRQVKNTNGEAAKPTPPSSGTFLFARPGKFIWTYVKPYDQVLQADGEKLYVYDKDLNQVTVKQLGSALGSSPAAILFGSNDLEKNFTLSEAGTRDGMEWLKAVPKAKDTSFEQISIGLRDGLPQAMELKDSFGQTSLLTFSKFEKNPALTATSFKFVMPKGADVFNN from the coding sequence ATGAAGTATTTGAAAAACGTAGCGGCACTGGCCGCCGGCCTGCTGCTGGCGGGCGCGGCCGGCGCCACGGCGCTGGACCAGTTTAAGACCTTCGTCGCCTCGACCAAGGCGGCCAAGGGCGAGTTCACCCAGCGCCAGGTCAAGAACACCAACGGCGAGGCCGCCAAGCCGACGCCGCCGTCGAGCGGCACCTTCCTGTTCGCCCGTCCGGGCAAGTTCATCTGGACGTATGTGAAACCCTACGACCAGGTGCTGCAGGCCGACGGCGAAAAGCTGTACGTCTACGACAAGGACCTGAACCAGGTCACCGTCAAGCAGCTGGGCAGCGCGCTGGGTTCGTCGCCGGCGGCGATTCTGTTCGGCAGCAACGATCTGGAAAAGAACTTCACCCTGTCGGAAGCGGGCACCAGGGATGGCATGGAATGGCTCAAGGCCGTGCCGAAAGCCAAGGACACCAGCTTCGAGCAAATCAGCATCGGCCTGCGCGACGGCTTGCCGCAAGCGATGGAACTGAAGGACTCCTTCGGCCAGACCTCGCTGCTGACGTTCAGCAAATTCGAGAAAAATCCCGCGCTGACTGCGACGAGCTTTAAATTCGTCATGCCGAAAGGCGCGGACGTGTTCAATAATTAA
- a CDS encoding alpha/beta hydrolase: MQQVIVVDDIDVYIEGGVEGSETIVMIHGWPDTYRLWDAQVEELKSRYRCVRFTLPGFDLGKPRRAYSLDATMRILLHIVAAVNQKQKVTLMLHDWGCVFGYEFYMRNKGLVSAIVGVDIGDANSDATDRSRTFGQKLMVSGYQNILSLAWAIGGPIGNMITRGMVNAMKVPAPKKYISSAMNFPYYILTAGAAGSYRSLVPFFPKVPMLFIYGMRKPFMFHSTQWRDKLAAKEGCKVVAMNTDHWPMVRDPDGFNQAVLEWLEKPAAKEEAAGEDAAA, encoded by the coding sequence ATGCAGCAAGTGATCGTGGTCGATGATATCGACGTGTACATCGAAGGCGGGGTGGAGGGTTCCGAGACGATCGTCATGATCCACGGCTGGCCGGACACGTACCGGCTGTGGGATGCGCAGGTCGAGGAGCTCAAGAGCCGCTATCGCTGCGTGCGCTTCACCTTGCCGGGCTTCGACCTCGGCAAGCCGCGCCGCGCGTACTCGCTCGACGCGACGATGCGCATCCTGTTGCACATCGTCGCAGCCGTCAACCAGAAGCAGAAGGTGACGCTGATGCTGCACGACTGGGGCTGCGTGTTCGGCTATGAGTTTTATATGCGTAACAAGGGGCTGGTGTCGGCGATCGTCGGCGTCGACATCGGCGACGCCAATTCGGACGCCACGGACCGTTCGCGCACGTTCGGACAGAAGCTGATGGTCAGCGGCTATCAGAACATCCTGTCGCTGGCCTGGGCCATCGGCGGGCCGATCGGCAACATGATCACGCGCGGGATGGTGAACGCGATGAAGGTGCCGGCGCCGAAAAAGTACATCAGCTCGGCGATGAACTTCCCGTATTACATCCTGACGGCGGGCGCGGCGGGATCGTACCGGTCGCTGGTGCCGTTCTTCCCCAAGGTGCCGATGCTGTTCATCTACGGCATGCGCAAGCCGTTCATGTTCCACTCGACACAGTGGCGCGACAAGCTGGCGGCGAAGGAGGGCTGCAAGGTGGTGGCGATGAACACCGATCACTGGCCGATGGTGCGCGACCCGGACGGGTTCAACCAGGCTGTGCTGGAATGGCTGGAAAAGCCGGCCGCAAAAGAAGAAGCCGCCGGCGAAGACGCGGCGGCTTGA
- the trxB gene encoding thioredoxin-disulfide reductase, protein MTTPKHARVLILGSGPAGYSAAVYAARANLNPMLVTGMEQGGQLMTTTDVENWPGDPMGVQGPDLMQRLLQHAEKFNTEIVFDHIHTVDLAARPIRLKGDSNEFTCDTLIIATGASAQYLGLPSEQAFMGKGVSACATCDGFFYRNQEVAVIGGGNTAVEEALYLSNIATKVTLIHRRNKFRAEPILIDRLNAKVAEGKIEIKYNHTLQEVVGNDSGVTGLKIQSTDTGDVTDISVHGLFVAIGHKPNTGIFEGQLDMHNGYIKTKAGTEGMFTATSAPGVFAAGDVQDHIYRQAITSAGTGCMAALDAQRYLEAQE, encoded by the coding sequence ATGACCACTCCTAAACACGCCCGCGTACTGATCCTTGGCTCCGGTCCCGCCGGCTACAGTGCCGCCGTCTACGCCGCCCGCGCCAACCTGAACCCGATGCTGGTCACCGGCATGGAGCAAGGCGGCCAGCTGATGACCACCACGGACGTGGAAAACTGGCCCGGCGACCCGATGGGCGTGCAAGGCCCGGACCTGATGCAGCGCCTGCTGCAACACGCGGAAAAGTTCAACACCGAGATCGTGTTCGACCACATCCACACCGTGGACCTGGCCGCGCGTCCGATCCGTCTGAAGGGCGACAGCAACGAATTCACCTGCGACACCCTGATCATCGCCACCGGCGCTTCGGCCCAGTACCTGGGTCTGCCGTCGGAACAGGCTTTCATGGGTAAAGGCGTGTCCGCCTGCGCCACCTGCGACGGTTTCTTCTATCGCAACCAGGAAGTGGCCGTCATCGGCGGCGGCAACACCGCCGTCGAGGAAGCGCTGTACCTGTCGAACATCGCCACCAAGGTCACCCTGATCCACCGCCGCAACAAGTTCCGCGCCGAGCCGATCCTGATCGACCGCCTGAACGCCAAGGTCGCCGAAGGCAAGATCGAGATCAAGTACAACCACACCCTGCAGGAAGTGGTCGGCAACGACAGCGGCGTCACCGGCCTGAAGATCCAGTCGACCGACACCGGCGACGTCACCGACATCAGCGTGCACGGCCTGTTCGTGGCGATCGGCCACAAGCCGAACACCGGCATCTTCGAAGGCCAGCTGGACATGCACAACGGCTACATCAAGACCAAGGCCGGCACCGAGGGCATGTTCACCGCCACCAGCGCGCCAGGCGTGTTCGCCGCCGGCGACGTGCAGGACCACATCTACCGTCAGGCGATCACCAGCGCCGGCACCGGTTGCATGGCCGCCCTGGACGCGCAGCGCTACCTGGAAGCGCAGGAGTAA
- a CDS encoding DUF2917 domain-containing protein → MKPQLVTVQQGLAEYRLTQDHPLRIANAAGQQIECLDGTAWITAYGEHTDFMLRRGLTFEVPNDGLILIEAAGTGVVRIRLPAQTAAPVGWRGLQNKVATVLSGLHL, encoded by the coding sequence ATGAAACCGCAACTGGTCACCGTACAACAAGGCTTGGCCGAATATCGTTTGACCCAGGACCATCCGCTGCGCATCGCCAACGCGGCCGGCCAGCAGATCGAATGCCTGGATGGCACGGCCTGGATCACCGCCTATGGCGAGCACACAGATTTCATGCTGCGCCGGGGGCTGACGTTCGAGGTGCCGAATGACGGCCTGATACTGATCGAGGCGGCCGGAACTGGTGTGGTGCGCATTCGCCTGCCTGCGCAAACCGCCGCGCCGGTGGGCTGGCGGGGGTTACAAAACAAAGTTGCCACAGTCCTTTCCGGTCTGCATCTGTAG
- the serS gene encoding serine--tRNA ligase, whose product MIDIQLLRKDIANVAARLATRKYQLDVEAFNALEAERKAIQTRTEELQGKRNSQSKLIGMMKGKGEDTTAIMAEVAGLGDELKANETALSAVQAKLADFMQAIPNLPHESVPQGTDESGNVEVRKVGTPRSFDFEVKDHVDVGAPLGLDFEVATKLTGTRFSVMKGGIARLHRALAQFMLNTHTDEHGYTECYTPYMVNADSLRGTGQLPKFEADLFSVKKGGVEGEGETFYLIPTSEVSLTNIVRDEILAADSLPLKMTAHTPCFRSEAGSYGRDTRGMIRQHQFDKVEMVQVVHPDTSYAVLDEMVGHAETILQRLGLPYRVMSLCTGDMGFGATKTFDLEVWLPAQNTYREISSLSNCEAFQARRMQARFRNAQGKPELLHTLNGSGLAVGRTLVAVLENYQQADGSVEIPEVLRPYMGGLTHLKA is encoded by the coding sequence ATGATTGATATCCAACTTCTCCGCAAAGATATAGCCAACGTCGCCGCGCGCCTGGCGACCCGCAAGTACCAGCTCGATGTGGAAGCGTTCAACGCCCTCGAAGCTGAACGGAAAGCGATCCAGACGCGCACCGAAGAGCTGCAGGGCAAGCGTAACTCGCAGTCAAAGCTGATCGGCATGATGAAGGGCAAGGGCGAAGACACCACGGCGATCATGGCCGAAGTGGCCGGCCTGGGCGACGAGCTCAAGGCCAATGAAACCGCGCTGTCGGCGGTGCAGGCCAAGCTGGCCGATTTCATGCAGGCGATCCCGAACCTGCCGCACGAATCGGTCCCGCAAGGCACGGATGAATCGGGCAACGTCGAAGTGCGCAAGGTCGGCACGCCGCGCAGCTTCGACTTCGAAGTGAAGGACCACGTCGACGTCGGCGCGCCGCTGGGCCTGGACTTTGAAGTGGCCACCAAGCTGACCGGCACGCGCTTCTCGGTCATGAAAGGCGGCATCGCCCGTCTGCACCGCGCGCTGGCGCAGTTCATGCTGAACACCCACACCGACGAGCACGGCTACACGGAGTGCTATACGCCGTACATGGTCAACGCCGACTCGCTGCGCGGCACCGGCCAGTTGCCGAAGTTTGAAGCCGACCTGTTCTCGGTGAAAAAAGGCGGCGTCGAAGGCGAGGGCGAGACCTTCTACCTGATCCCGACGTCGGAAGTGTCGCTGACCAACATCGTGCGCGACGAAATCCTGGCGGCCGACAGCCTGCCGCTGAAGATGACCGCGCACACGCCATGCTTCCGCTCGGAAGCGGGCAGCTACGGCCGCGACACGCGCGGCATGATCCGCCAGCACCAGTTCGACAAGGTCGAAATGGTGCAGGTGGTGCATCCGGACACCTCGTACGCCGTGCTGGACGAAATGGTCGGCCACGCCGAAACGATTTTGCAGCGCCTGGGACTGCCGTACCGCGTGATGTCGCTGTGCACCGGCGACATGGGCTTCGGCGCCACCAAGACCTTCGATCTGGAAGTGTGGCTGCCGGCGCAGAACACCTACCGCGAAATTTCGTCGCTGTCGAACTGCGAAGCCTTCCAGGCGCGCCGCATGCAGGCGCGTTTCCGCAACGCCCAGGGCAAGCCGGAGTTGCTGCATACGCTCAACGGTTCGGGCCTGGCGGTGGGGCGCACCCTGGTCGCCGTGCTGGAGAACTACCAGCAGGCCGACGGCAGCGTCGAGATCCCGGAAGTGCTGCGTCCATACATGGGCGGCCTGACGCATCTGAAGGCTTAA